A portion of the Pseudomonas koreensis genome contains these proteins:
- the pyrH gene encoding UMP kinase: MAQQGSGYQARYKRILLKLSGEALMGSEEFGIDPKVLDRMALEVGQLVGIGVQVGLVIGGGNLFRGEALSKAGMDRVTGDHMGMLATVMNALAMRDALERANISAIVMSAISMVGVTDHYDRRKAMRHLNSKDVVIFAAGTGNPFFTTDSAACLRAIEIDADVVLKATKVDGVYTADPFKDPHAEKFDHLTYDEVLDRKLGVMDLTAICLCRDHKMPLRVFNMNKPGALLNIVHGGAEGTLIEEGQQ; this comes from the coding sequence ATGGCTCAGCAGGGCAGTGGTTATCAGGCTCGCTATAAACGCATTCTACTCAAGCTTAGCGGCGAGGCCCTGATGGGCTCGGAAGAGTTCGGGATCGATCCTAAAGTGCTGGACCGCATGGCGCTGGAAGTCGGCCAACTGGTCGGCATCGGCGTCCAGGTCGGTCTGGTGATCGGCGGTGGCAACCTGTTCCGTGGCGAAGCCCTGAGCAAAGCCGGTATGGATCGGGTCACGGGCGACCACATGGGCATGCTGGCCACTGTGATGAACGCTCTGGCCATGCGCGATGCGCTGGAACGTGCCAATATCTCGGCCATCGTCATGTCGGCCATTTCCATGGTTGGCGTAACCGATCACTACGATCGCCGCAAAGCCATGCGCCACCTGAACTCCAAAGACGTCGTGATCTTCGCGGCCGGTACCGGCAATCCGTTCTTCACCACGGATTCTGCAGCCTGCCTGCGTGCAATCGAAATCGACGCCGACGTTGTGCTCAAAGCCACCAAGGTTGATGGCGTCTACACCGCAGACCCGTTCAAGGATCCGCATGCCGAGAAGTTCGATCATCTGACTTATGATGAAGTACTGGATCGCAAGCTGGGTGTAATGGATCTGACTGCTATCTGCCTGTGCCGCGATCACAAGATGCCGCTGCGCGTATTCAACATGAACAAGCCCGGCGCCCTGCTGAACATTGTGCACGGCGGCGCTGAAGGGACTTTGATCGAGGAAGGCCAACAATGA
- the rpsB gene encoding 30S ribosomal protein S2, with protein sequence MSQVNMRDMLKAGVHFGHQTRYWNPKMGKYIFGARNKIHIINLEKTLPMFNEALTFVERLAQGKNKILFVGTKRSAGKIVAEEAARCGSPYVDHRWLGGMLTNFKTIRASIKRLRDLEVQAEDGTFAKLTKKEALMRSRDLEKLDRSLGGIKDMGGLPDALFVIDVDHERIAITEANKLGIPVIGVVDTNSSPEGVDYIIPGNDDAIRAIQLYMGSMADAVIRGRNNVAGGTVEFAAEETQAAAE encoded by the coding sequence ATGTCCCAAGTCAACATGCGCGATATGCTGAAGGCCGGTGTGCACTTCGGTCACCAAACCCGTTACTGGAATCCGAAAATGGGCAAGTACATTTTCGGCGCGCGTAACAAGATTCACATCATCAACCTTGAAAAAACCCTGCCAATGTTCAACGAAGCTCTGACTTTCGTAGAGCGTCTGGCCCAGGGCAAAAACAAGATTCTGTTCGTCGGCACCAAGCGTTCCGCTGGCAAGATCGTTGCTGAAGAAGCAGCACGTTGCGGTTCGCCGTACGTCGATCACCGCTGGTTGGGCGGCATGCTGACCAACTTCAAGACCATTCGTGCTTCCATCAAGCGTCTGCGTGACCTTGAAGTCCAAGCCGAAGACGGTACTTTCGCCAAGCTGACCAAGAAAGAAGCGCTGATGCGCTCCCGTGATCTTGAGAAGCTGGATCGTTCGCTGGGCGGCATCAAGGACATGGGCGGTCTGCCAGACGCACTGTTCGTGATCGACGTTGACCACGAGCGCATCGCGATCACCGAAGCCAACAAGCTGGGCATCCCGGTCATCGGCGTTGTCGATACCAACAGCAGCCCGGAAGGCGTTGACTACATCATCCCAGGCAACGATGACGCCATCCGCGCTATCCAGCTGTACATGGGTTCGATGGCTGACGCAGTGATCCGTGGTCGCAACAATGTTGCTGGCGGTACTGTTGAATTCGCAGCTGAAGAAACTCAGGCTGCAGCTGAGTAA
- the frr gene encoding ribosome recycling factor has translation MINEIKKDAQARMQKSLESLNHAFGQIRTGKAHPSILGSVMVPYYGTDTPLSGVANVTVKDSRTLQVVAFERNMLAAVDKAIQSAGLNLNPTNLGELLLIPMPALTEETRKGFTKQARSAAEDARVAVRNIRRDALGELKKLVKDKEISEDEERRAIADIDKLTKESEAQITKATDEKEKDLMAV, from the coding sequence ATGATCAACGAAATCAAGAAAGACGCCCAAGCGCGTATGCAGAAATCCCTGGAATCTCTGAACCACGCGTTCGGCCAGATTCGTACCGGCAAGGCTCACCCGAGTATCCTCGGCAGCGTCATGGTGCCTTACTACGGCACTGACACCCCGCTGAGCGGCGTTGCCAACGTTACCGTTAAAGACTCGCGTACCCTGCAGGTCGTGGCGTTCGAGCGCAACATGCTTGCTGCCGTCGACAAGGCGATCCAGAGCGCCGGGCTGAACCTCAACCCGACCAACCTGGGCGAGCTGCTGCTGATCCCGATGCCGGCCCTGACCGAAGAAACGCGTAAAGGCTTCACCAAACAGGCCCGCAGCGCAGCCGAAGACGCACGCGTTGCCGTGCGCAACATTCGTCGTGATGCCTTGGGCGAGCTGAAAAAGCTGGTCAAGGACAAGGAAATCAGCGAAGACGAAGAGCGTCGTGCCATCGCCGATATCGACAAGCTGACCAAAGAATCCGAGGCCCAGATCACCAAGGCCACGGACGAGAAAGAAAAAGACCTGATGGCCGTATAA
- the ispC gene encoding 1-deoxy-D-xylulose-5-phosphate reductoisomerase — translation MSRPQQITVLGATGSIGLSTLDVIARHPERYQVFALSGFSRLSELLALCVRHVPQFAVVPEGAAARGLQDDLRAAGLPTRVLVGEEGLCQVASAPEVDAVMAAIVGAAGLRPTLAAVEAGKKILLANKEALVMSGALFMQAVRKSGSVLLPIDSEHNAIFQCMPADFARGLSSVGVRRILLTASGGPFRQTPMAELADVSPEQACAHPNWSMGRKISVDSASMMNKGLELIEACWLFDAKPAQVEVVIHPQSVIHSLVDYVDGSVLAQLGNPDMRTPIASALAWPERIDSGVPPLDLFAIARLDFEAPDDVRFPCLRLARQAAEAGDSAPAMLNAANEVAVAAFLDGRVRYLEIASIIEEVLNLEPVVALNDLDAVFTADAKARMLAEQWLSRHGR, via the coding sequence GTGAGCCGTCCCCAGCAGATTACGGTGTTGGGTGCGACCGGTTCGATCGGTCTGAGCACCCTGGATGTGATTGCCCGCCACCCTGAGCGTTATCAGGTTTTCGCCTTGAGTGGCTTTTCACGTCTGAGCGAATTGCTCGCATTGTGCGTGCGGCATGTGCCGCAATTTGCCGTGGTGCCCGAAGGTGCCGCGGCGCGCGGGTTGCAGGATGACCTGCGTGCTGCCGGCTTGCCGACGCGCGTGCTGGTAGGTGAGGAGGGCCTGTGTCAGGTTGCCTCCGCGCCTGAAGTCGATGCGGTAATGGCGGCCATTGTCGGCGCGGCCGGGCTGCGTCCGACACTGGCGGCGGTCGAGGCGGGCAAGAAGATACTGCTGGCGAACAAGGAAGCGCTGGTGATGTCCGGCGCTCTGTTCATGCAGGCCGTGCGCAAAAGCGGCTCGGTACTGCTGCCAATTGACAGCGAACACAACGCGATTTTTCAATGCATGCCCGCAGACTTCGCGCGCGGCTTGAGCTCGGTGGGTGTGCGGCGGATTTTGCTGACAGCCTCTGGCGGCCCGTTCCGGCAGACGCCGATGGCCGAGCTGGCAGATGTTTCGCCTGAACAGGCTTGTGCGCATCCGAACTGGTCCATGGGGCGCAAGATCTCCGTGGATTCGGCGAGCATGATGAACAAGGGGCTGGAGCTGATCGAAGCCTGCTGGCTGTTCGATGCCAAACCGGCTCAGGTCGAAGTGGTGATTCATCCGCAGAGTGTGATCCACTCTCTGGTCGATTACGTCGATGGCTCGGTACTCGCGCAATTGGGCAACCCCGATATGCGCACGCCGATCGCCAGTGCCCTGGCCTGGCCGGAGCGCATTGATTCCGGCGTACCGCCGCTGGATCTGTTCGCCATTGCGCGACTGGATTTCGAAGCGCCTGATGATGTGCGCTTCCCGTGCCTGCGTTTGGCCCGACAGGCGGCCGAAGCCGGCGACAGCGCACCGGCGATGCTCAACGCGGCCAATGAAGTGGCCGTGGCAGCCTTTCTCGACGGACGGGTTCGCTACCTGGAAATCGCGAGTATCATCGAGGAAGTCCTGAATCTGGAGCCGGTAGTCGCGCTGAACGATCTCGATGCCGTGTTTACGGCGGACGCGAAAGCACGAATGCTGGCCGAGCAATGGTTGAGTCGGCACGGCCGATAG
- the map gene encoding type I methionyl aminopeptidase, producing the protein MTVNLKTPEDIAGMRVAGKLAADVLEMIAEHVKPGVTTDQLNQICHDYIVNVQQAIPAPLNYKGYPKSICTSINHVVCHGIPNDKPLKNGDTLNIDVTVIKDGYHGDTSRMFHVGEVPVWAERLSQVTQECMYKAIEIVKPGCRLGDIGEVIQKHAEKNGFSVVREFCGHGIGKVFHEEPQILHYGRAGTGMELKAGMTFTIEPMINQGKADTKVLGDGWTAITKDRKLSAQWEHTLLVTDTGYEIFTLRSDDTIPRVSA; encoded by the coding sequence ATGACCGTCAACCTCAAAACCCCCGAGGACATCGCTGGCATGCGTGTCGCCGGCAAACTGGCCGCCGATGTGCTGGAAATGATTGCCGAACATGTCAAACCGGGCGTGACCACCGATCAGCTCAATCAGATCTGCCACGATTACATCGTCAATGTGCAGCAAGCCATCCCTGCCCCGCTCAACTACAAGGGTTACCCGAAGTCGATTTGCACGTCGATCAACCATGTGGTCTGTCACGGCATCCCGAATGACAAGCCGCTGAAAAACGGCGACACCCTGAACATTGACGTTACCGTGATCAAAGACGGCTACCACGGCGACACCAGCCGCATGTTCCACGTCGGCGAAGTACCGGTCTGGGCCGAGCGCCTGTCGCAAGTCACCCAGGAATGCATGTACAAGGCCATCGAGATCGTCAAGCCCGGCTGCCGCCTCGGTGACATCGGTGAAGTGATCCAGAAGCATGCAGAAAAGAATGGTTTCTCGGTGGTGCGCGAGTTCTGCGGCCACGGTATCGGCAAGGTCTTCCACGAAGAACCGCAGATCCTGCACTACGGTCGCGCCGGCACCGGCATGGAACTGAAGGCCGGCATGACCTTCACCATCGAGCCGATGATCAACCAGGGCAAGGCCGACACCAAGGTACTGGGCGACGGCTGGACTGCAATCACCAAGGACCGCAAGCTCTCGGCCCAGTGGGAACACACGCTGCTGGTCACCGATACCGGCTACGAGATCTTCACTTTGCGCAGCGATGACACCATCCCGCGCGTCTCGGCCTGA
- a CDS encoding phosphatidate cytidylyltransferase, whose protein sequence is MLKQRIITALILLPIALCGFFLLKGAGFALFIGLVVSLGAWEWARLAGFTAQSFRVGFAAVVALMLLVMYVLPGLAPWVLGASVIWWAIATYLVLTYPRSSAHWSTAATKLLIGLLILLPAWQGLVQIKQYPLGNWLIMAVMVLVWGADIGAYFSGRKFGKRKLAPQVSPGKSWEGVYGGLALSLVITAIVGLVRDWTVAELLKGLIGAAVIVFISVVGDLTESMFKRQSGIKDSSNLLPGHGGVLDRIDSLTAAIPVFAVLLWMAAP, encoded by the coding sequence ATGCTTAAACAACGAATCATCACCGCACTGATCCTGCTGCCGATTGCCTTGTGCGGGTTTTTCCTGCTCAAGGGTGCAGGCTTCGCGCTGTTCATTGGTCTGGTAGTCAGCCTCGGTGCCTGGGAATGGGCGCGTCTGGCCGGCTTCACCGCACAATCGTTCCGCGTTGGCTTTGCCGCCGTAGTCGCCTTGATGCTGCTTGTCATGTATGTGCTGCCGGGGCTTGCGCCCTGGGTGCTGGGCGCCTCGGTGATCTGGTGGGCCATTGCCACTTATCTGGTGCTGACGTATCCACGCTCCAGCGCGCATTGGTCAACGGCGGCGACCAAGCTGCTCATTGGTCTGCTGATCCTGCTGCCTGCGTGGCAGGGCCTGGTGCAGATCAAGCAGTATCCGTTGGGTAACTGGTTGATCATGGCGGTGATGGTGCTGGTCTGGGGCGCGGACATCGGCGCTTATTTCTCCGGGCGCAAATTCGGCAAGCGCAAGCTCGCACCCCAAGTCAGCCCGGGCAAAAGCTGGGAGGGCGTTTATGGTGGTCTGGCTCTGAGCCTGGTGATTACCGCGATTGTCGGGCTGGTGCGCGACTGGACCGTGGCCGAACTGCTCAAAGGCTTGATCGGCGCTGCTGTGATCGTCTTCATTTCCGTGGTCGGTGACCTCACCGAAAGCATGTTCAAGCGCCAATCCGGCATCAAGGACAGCAGTAACCTGCTACCCGGCCATGGCGGTGTGCTGGATCGCATCGACAGTCTGACCGCCGCCATTCCGGTATTCGCCGTATTGCTCTGGATGGCCGCACCGTGA
- the tsf gene encoding translation elongation factor Ts, whose product MAAITAALVKELRERTGEGMMDCKKALEKADGDIEKAIDDMRASGAIKAAKKAGNVAAEGAIAIKSNDKAAVLLEVNSQTDFLALQDDFKNFVAASVEKAFDEKLTDAAPLIAAQESAREALVAKVGENVNIRRLVRVEGDVVGTYLHGNKIGVAVVLKGGDVELAKDIAMHVAASNPEFLLPSQVSDEAIEREKAVFLQLNEEKIKGKPENIVENMVKGRISKFLAEASLVEQAFVKNPEVKVGELAKKAGAEIVSFTYFKVGEGIEKPVDNFAEEVAAQLAAAKQ is encoded by the coding sequence ATGGCAGCAATTACTGCAGCGTTGGTCAAAGAACTGCGCGAGCGTACCGGCGAGGGCATGATGGATTGCAAGAAAGCCCTGGAAAAGGCTGACGGCGACATCGAAAAAGCCATTGATGACATGCGTGCTTCGGGCGCAATCAAGGCTGCGAAAAAAGCCGGCAACGTTGCCGCTGAAGGCGCAATCGCCATCAAATCGAATGACAAGGCAGCCGTGCTGCTGGAAGTCAACTCGCAGACCGACTTCCTGGCCCTGCAAGACGATTTCAAGAACTTCGTTGCTGCCAGCGTAGAAAAAGCTTTCGACGAAAAACTGACCGACGCAGCTCCGCTGATCGCCGCTCAGGAATCGGCTCGTGAAGCTCTGGTTGCCAAAGTCGGTGAGAACGTCAACATCCGTCGTCTGGTACGCGTAGAGGGTGACGTTGTCGGCACTTACCTGCACGGTAACAAGATCGGTGTTGCTGTTGTCCTGAAAGGCGGTGACGTCGAGCTGGCCAAAGACATCGCGATGCACGTTGCTGCAAGCAACCCTGAGTTCCTGCTGCCTTCGCAAGTCTCCGACGAAGCGATCGAGCGCGAGAAGGCTGTGTTCCTGCAGCTGAACGAAGAGAAGATCAAAGGCAAGCCGGAAAACATTGTTGAGAACATGGTCAAGGGCCGTATCAGCAAGTTCCTGGCAGAAGCAAGCCTGGTCGAGCAGGCGTTCGTCAAGAACCCTGAAGTCAAGGTTGGCGAACTGGCCAAGAAAGCCGGTGCTGAAATCGTTTCCTTCACTTACTTCAAAGTAGGCGAAGGCATCGAGAAGCCGGTCGACAACTTCGCTGAAGAAGTTGCTGCCCAGCTGGCTGCCGCCAAGCAATAA
- the uppS gene encoding polyprenyl diphosphate synthase: MDKTKQTAPSAVPRHVAIIMDGNNRWAKKRFMPGVAGHKAGVDAVRAVIEVCAEAKVEVLTLFAFSSENWQRPADEVSALMDLFFKALRREAKRLNDNNISLRIIGDRSRFHPELQAAMREAEAMTVGANRFVLQIAANYGGQWDIAQAAQRLAREVQAGHLRPEDITPDLLQTCLATGDLPLPDLCIRTGGEHRISNFLLWQLAYAELYFSDLFWPDFKHEAMRTALADFASRQRRFGKTSEQVEAGARV; the protein is encoded by the coding sequence ATGGACAAGACCAAGCAGACTGCGCCGTCCGCGGTGCCGCGCCATGTCGCGATCATCATGGATGGCAATAATCGCTGGGCGAAAAAACGCTTCATGCCGGGTGTCGCCGGGCATAAAGCGGGCGTGGATGCTGTGCGGGCGGTGATCGAGGTGTGCGCTGAGGCCAAGGTCGAAGTCCTGACCCTGTTCGCCTTCTCCAGTGAAAACTGGCAGCGCCCCGCCGATGAGGTCAGTGCCTTGATGGATCTGTTCTTCAAGGCGCTGCGTCGTGAGGCCAAGCGTCTCAACGACAACAACATCAGCCTGCGCATCATTGGCGACCGCTCGCGCTTCCATCCTGAGCTTCAGGCGGCGATGCGCGAAGCCGAAGCCATGACTGTCGGCGCCAACCGCTTTGTCCTGCAGATCGCCGCCAATTATGGCGGTCAATGGGATATTGCCCAGGCCGCGCAGCGTCTGGCGCGCGAGGTTCAGGCTGGGCACTTGCGTCCGGAGGATATCACCCCGGATCTGCTGCAGACCTGTCTGGCGACTGGCGATCTGCCGTTGCCCGATCTGTGCATTCGCACCGGTGGCGAGCATCGCATCAGTAACTTCCTGCTGTGGCAGCTGGCCTACGCCGAGCTGTACTTCTCCGACCTGTTCTGGCCGGACTTCAAACACGAAGCCATGCGCACCGCGCTGGCCGATTTCGCTTCACGCCAGCGTCGTTTCGGTAAAACGAGCGAACAGGTCGAAGCTGGAGCCCGGGTTTAA
- the dapC gene encoding succinyldiaminopimelate transaminase: protein MNNALNQLQPYPFEKLRALLGSVTPNPDKRPIALSIGEPKHRSPGFVAEALANNLDQMAVYPTTLGIPALREAIAGWCERRFGVPSGWIDPARNVLPVNGTREALFAFTQTVVNRGDDALVVSPNPFYQIYEGAAFLAGAKPHYLPCLDENGFNPDFDAVSPDIWKRCQILFLCSPGNPTGALIPVETLKKLIALADQYDFVIAADECYSELYFDEQTPPPGLLSACVELGRNDFKRCVVFHSLSKRSNLPGLRSGFVAGDADILKGFLLYRTYHGCAMPVQTQLASVAAWNDEEHVRANRALYREKFDAVLEILSPVLDVQRPDGSFYLWPNVKGDDAAFCRDLFEQEHVTVVPGSYLSRDVDGVNPGAGRVRMALVAPLAECVEAAERIRDFITRQQ, encoded by the coding sequence ATGAACAACGCTCTGAACCAGCTCCAGCCTTACCCGTTCGAAAAGCTCCGCGCCCTGCTCGGCAGCGTCACGCCGAACCCGGACAAACGCCCGATCGCCCTGTCGATCGGCGAGCCGAAACACCGTTCGCCGGGTTTTGTCGCCGAAGCCCTGGCGAACAATCTGGATCAGATGGCGGTGTACCCGACCACCCTCGGCATCCCGGCCCTGCGCGAAGCCATCGCCGGCTGGTGCGAGCGACGTTTCGGCGTGCCGAGCGGCTGGATCGATCCAGCGCGCAATGTGCTGCCGGTCAACGGCACACGTGAAGCGCTGTTCGCCTTCACCCAGACCGTGGTCAACCGTGGCGACGATGCGCTGGTGGTCAGCCCCAACCCGTTTTATCAGATCTACGAAGGCGCGGCGTTTCTCGCCGGGGCCAAACCGCACTATCTGCCGTGCCTTGATGAAAACGGCTTCAACCCGGACTTCGATGCCGTTTCGCCAGACATCTGGAAGCGCTGCCAGATCCTGTTCCTGTGCTCGCCCGGCAACCCGACCGGCGCACTGATTCCGGTGGAAACCCTGAAGAAGCTGATCGCCCTCGCCGATCAGTACGACTTCGTGATTGCCGCCGACGAGTGCTACAGCGAACTGTACTTCGACGAGCAAACCCCGCCGCCGGGCCTGCTCAGCGCCTGCGTTGAACTGGGCCGCAACGACTTCAAGCGCTGCGTGGTCTTCCATAGCCTGTCCAAGCGCTCCAACCTGCCGGGCCTGCGTTCAGGCTTCGTTGCCGGCGATGCCGACATCCTCAAAGGCTTCCTGCTTTATCGCACCTACCACGGTTGCGCGATGCCGGTGCAAACCCAACTGGCCAGCGTCGCTGCATGGAATGACGAAGAGCACGTGCGCGCCAACCGCGCGCTGTATCGCGAGAAGTTCGATGCGGTGCTGGAGATCCTCAGCCCGGTGCTGGACGTGCAGCGCCCGGATGGCAGCTTCTATCTGTGGCCGAATGTAAAAGGCGATGACGCGGCGTTCTGCCGGGATCTGTTCGAGCAGGAGCACGTGACCGTGGTGCCGGGCTCGTATCTGTCTCGCGACGTCGATGGCGTCAATCCTGGCGCCGGCCGTGTGCGCATGGCATTGGTTGCGCCGCTGGCTGAATGCGTTGAGGCCGCCGAACGAATTCGCGACTTCATCACCCGACAGCAGTGA
- a CDS encoding [protein-PII] uridylyltransferase has product MPQVDPELFDRGQFQAELALKASPIAAFKKAIRQAREVLDTRFRNGRDIRRLIEDRAWFVDNILQKAWEQFNWSEDADIALVAVGGYGRGELHPYSDIDLLILLDSADHEVFRDSIERFLTLLWDIGLEVGQSVRSVDECAEEARADLTVVTNLMESRTICGPERLRQRMIEVTSTAHMWPAKEFFLAKRAEQKARHHKYNDTEYNLEPNVKGSPGGLRDIQTILWVARRQYGTLNLRALAGEGFLVESENALLASSQEFLWKVRYALHMLAGRSEDRLLFDHQRTIAGLLGFEGDDAKQAVENFMQQYFRTVMSIAQLSDLIIQHFEEVILAPEDEAPPQPINSRFQLHDGYIEARNDNVFRRTPFAMLEIFVLMAQQPEIKGVRADTIRLLREHRHLIDDNFRNDIRNTSLFIELFKCKIGIHRNLRRMNRYGILGRYLPEFGFIVGQMQHDLFHIYTVDAHTLNLIKHLRKLQYTQVSEKFPLAAKLMAKLPKPELIYMAGLYHDIGKGRHGDHSEIGAVDAEAFCQRHQLPVWDSRLIVWLVQNHLVMSTTAQRKDLSDPQVIHDFAQAVGDETRLDYLYVLTVADINATNPTLWNSWRASLLRQLYTETKRALRRGLENPVDREEQIRQTQSAALDILVRGGTDPDDVEQLWAQLGDDYFLRHTAGDVAWHSDAILQQPVDGGPLVLIKETTQREFEGGTQIFIYAPDQHDFFAVTVAAMDQLNLNIHDARVITSSSQFTLDTYIVLDNEGESIGDNPARIKQIREGLTEALRNPDDYPTIIQRRVPRQLKHFAFAPQVTIHNDAQRPVTVLELTAPDRPGLLARVGGIFLEFDLSLQNAKIATLGERVEDVFFITDAHNQPLSDPLLCSRLQDAIVEQLSVNQEPDIKLSRISI; this is encoded by the coding sequence ATGCCGCAGGTGGATCCCGAACTCTTCGACCGCGGCCAGTTCCAGGCTGAACTGGCCCTCAAAGCGAGTCCCATCGCGGCGTTCAAGAAGGCGATCCGCCAGGCCCGCGAGGTCCTCGACACGCGTTTTCGCAATGGGCGCGACATCCGCCGCCTGATCGAGGACCGCGCCTGGTTTGTCGACAACATCCTGCAAAAGGCTTGGGAGCAGTTCAACTGGAGCGAAGACGCCGATATCGCTCTGGTGGCGGTAGGCGGTTATGGTCGCGGCGAGCTGCATCCCTATTCCGACATTGATTTGCTGATCCTGCTCGACAGCGCTGACCACGAAGTTTTTCGCGATTCCATCGAGCGTTTTCTCACGCTGCTGTGGGACATCGGTCTGGAAGTCGGCCAGAGCGTACGCTCGGTCGACGAGTGTGCCGAAGAGGCCCGCGCCGACCTGACCGTGGTCACCAACCTGATGGAAAGCCGCACCATCTGCGGCCCCGAGCGTCTGCGCCAGCGCATGATCGAGGTGACCAGTACCGCACACATGTGGCCGGCCAAGGAGTTCTTCCTGGCCAAGCGTGCCGAGCAAAAGGCCCGTCACCACAAATACAACGACACCGAGTACAACCTCGAACCCAACGTCAAAGGTTCGCCCGGCGGCCTGCGCGATATTCAGACAATTCTGTGGGTGGCCCGCCGTCAGTACGGTACTTTGAACCTGCGCGCCCTCGCTGGCGAAGGCTTTCTGGTCGAGAGCGAAAACGCCCTGCTCGCCTCCTCCCAGGAATTCCTCTGGAAGGTGCGTTATGCCTTGCACATGCTCGCCGGGCGCTCGGAAGACCGTTTGCTGTTCGATCACCAGCGCACCATTGCCGGCCTGCTCGGTTTCGAAGGTGACGACGCCAAACAGGCCGTCGAAAACTTCATGCAGCAGTACTTCCGCACAGTGATGAGCATCGCCCAACTCAGCGACCTGATCATTCAGCATTTCGAGGAAGTCATCCTCGCCCCGGAAGATGAAGCACCGCCGCAACCGATCAACTCACGCTTCCAGTTGCACGACGGTTACATCGAAGCGCGTAACGACAACGTGTTCCGCCGCACGCCGTTCGCCATGCTGGAGATTTTCGTGCTGATGGCCCAGCAGCCGGAAATCAAAGGCGTGCGCGCCGACACGATTCGTCTGCTGCGTGAACATCGTCACCTGATCGACGACAACTTCCGCAACGATATCCGCAACACCAGCCTGTTCATCGAGCTGTTCAAGTGCAAGATCGGCATCCACCGCAATCTGCGACGGATGAACCGTTACGGCATTCTCGGCCGTTATCTGCCGGAATTCGGCTTTATCGTCGGGCAAATGCAGCATGACCTGTTCCACATTTATACGGTCGATGCGCACACGCTGAATCTGATCAAGCACCTGCGCAAACTGCAGTACACCCAGGTCTCGGAGAAATTTCCGCTGGCCGCCAAGCTTATGGCCAAGTTGCCCAAGCCCGAACTGATCTACATGGCCGGCCTGTACCACGACATCGGCAAGGGTCGACACGGCGATCACTCGGAGATCGGCGCGGTCGATGCCGAAGCGTTCTGCCAGCGCCACCAGTTGCCGGTGTGGGACAGCCGCCTGATCGTCTGGCTGGTGCAGAACCACCTGGTGATGTCGACCACTGCACAGCGCAAGGATCTGTCCGACCCGCAGGTGATCCACGATTTCGCCCAGGCGGTCGGCGACGAAACCCGCCTCGACTACCTCTATGTGCTGACCGTGGCCGACATCAACGCGACCAACCCGACACTGTGGAATTCATGGCGCGCCAGCCTGTTGCGCCAGCTCTACACCGAGACCAAACGAGCCCTGCGCCGGGGTCTGGAAAATCCGGTGGATCGCGAAGAGCAGATCCGCCAGACGCAAAGCGCCGCGCTGGATATTCTGGTGCGCGGCGGCACCGACCCGGACGATGTCGAGCAACTGTGGGCGCAACTGGGCGATGACTATTTCCTGCGCCACACCGCCGGTGACGTCGCCTGGCATAGCGATGCGATCCTGCAGCAACCGGTGGATGGCGGGCCGCTGGTGCTGATCAAGGAAACCACCCAGCGCGAGTTCGAGGGCGGCACGCAAATCTTCATTTATGCCCCGGACCAGCACGACTTCTTCGCCGTGACCGTAGCGGCGATGGACCAGCTCAACCTGAACATTCACGACGCCCGGGTGATCACCTCGAGCAGCCAGTTCACCCTCGACACCTACATCGTGCTCGACAACGAGGGCGAATCGATCGGCGACAACCCGGCGCGGATCAAGCAGATCCGTGAAGGCCTCACCGAGGCCCTGCGCAACCCGGACGATTACCCGACGATCATCCAGCGCCGCGTGCCGCGCCAGCTCAAGCATTTCGCCTTTGCGCCGCAAGTGACGATCCACAACGACGCCCAGCGTCCGGTGACCGTGCTGGAACTGACGGCCCCCGACCGGCCGGGCCTGCTGGCGCGAGTCGGGGGGATTTTCCTCGAGTTCGATCTGTCGCTGCAGAACGCCAAGATTGCGACCCTGGGCGAGCGCGTGGAAGACGTGTTCTTCATCACCGACGCGCACAACCAGCCGCTGTCCGATCCGCTGCTGTGCAGCCGCTTGCAGGATGCGATCGTCGAGCAGCTGAGCGTCAATCAGGAACCGGATATCAAGCTTTCGCGGATCAGTATTTGA